In one Haloplanus salinus genomic region, the following are encoded:
- a CDS encoding AmiS/UreI family transporter — protein sequence MTLYGVLGMGLLFVGGVLFVNGMWLLGYGSDRDVAVFNFLVGLITFLIVLWWAFGGDASEGTAFNAAGTMLFSFTYLWIGANAIRGVDDQRSFGWYCGFVAVTAVPTAYLVFRSGDVGLTGLWLLWAVLWAAFFILLALERDDLTNPVGSFTAVTGAVTAVGGYLMAAGFWPWA from the coding sequence ATGACGTTGTACGGCGTTCTCGGCATGGGACTACTGTTCGTCGGGGGCGTCCTCTTCGTCAACGGGATGTGGCTCCTCGGCTACGGCTCGGACAGGGACGTCGCGGTCTTCAACTTCCTCGTCGGCCTGATCACGTTCCTCATCGTCCTCTGGTGGGCGTTCGGCGGCGACGCCTCGGAGGGAACCGCGTTCAACGCCGCCGGAACGATGCTGTTCTCGTTCACGTACCTCTGGATCGGGGCGAACGCCATCCGCGGCGTCGACGATCAGCGCTCGTTCGGCTGGTACTGCGGGTTCGTCGCCGTCACGGCGGTGCCGACGGCGTATCTCGTCTTCCGCTCCGGTGACGTCGGGTTGACGGGGCTGTGGCTCCTGTGGGCGGTGCTCTGGGCCGCCTTCTTCATCCTGTTGGCGCTCGAACGCGACGATCTCACCAACCCGGTCGGCTCGTTCACCGCCGTCACCGGCGCCGTCACGGCAGTCGGCGGCTACCTGATGGCCGCGGGCTTCTGGCCGTGGGCCTGA
- the fmdA gene encoding formamidase produces the protein MPEVKFEVDVDSPPDEQPGANPFNRWHPDIPAVVDVEPGESVRLEALDWTGGQIADNDDPNEVRDVDLNQVHYLAGPVHVEGAEPGDLLKVEFLDMGPLNERSEFGFTGTFSQKNGGGFLTDHFPHAAKSIWDLDGYTVSSRHVPDVRYEGKIHPGLAGCAPSQELLEEWNAREQELIDKHAEDPESIQNHPTGEAEPPVAAPPSKEGAQMGEMDPDEAEEAAEEAARTVPPREHGGNHDIKDLSIGSTVYFPVYVDGAKFGVGDFHASQGDGEVTFCGAIEMAAYIDLKFEVVKNGMEDHGVTHPIFEPGHRGPNFEDYVTFCGYSVTEDGEQHYIDSHTAYRRACLQAIDYLKNFGYTGQQALHILGTVPIEGRQSGVVDVPNACSTLALPTGAFEFDISPGSLGDAKDRGDLVVTDQPLG, from the coding sequence ATGCCCGAAGTAAAGTTCGAAGTCGACGTCGACAGTCCGCCGGACGAACAGCCAGGGGCGAACCCGTTCAATCGATGGCACCCGGACATCCCGGCGGTCGTCGACGTAGAACCAGGCGAGTCCGTCCGCCTCGAAGCGCTGGACTGGACCGGCGGTCAGATCGCGGACAACGACGATCCGAACGAGGTCCGGGACGTGGACCTGAATCAGGTCCACTACCTCGCGGGACCGGTCCACGTCGAGGGGGCGGAGCCGGGTGACCTGTTGAAAGTCGAGTTCCTCGACATGGGACCGCTCAACGAGCGTTCCGAGTTCGGGTTTACCGGAACGTTCTCACAGAAGAACGGCGGCGGGTTCCTCACGGACCACTTCCCACACGCGGCGAAGTCCATCTGGGACCTCGACGGCTACACCGTCTCGTCACGGCACGTTCCCGACGTGCGCTACGAGGGGAAGATCCACCCCGGACTCGCCGGGTGTGCACCGAGTCAGGAACTCTTAGAGGAGTGGAACGCCCGAGAGCAGGAACTCATCGACAAACACGCCGAGGACCCCGAGTCGATCCAGAACCACCCGACCGGTGAGGCGGAACCCCCCGTCGCGGCTCCCCCGTCCAAGGAGGGGGCCCAGATGGGGGAGATGGATCCCGACGAGGCCGAGGAAGCCGCCGAGGAGGCCGCCCGAACCGTTCCGCCGCGCGAACACGGCGGCAACCACGACATCAAGGACCTCTCCATCGGTTCGACGGTCTATTTCCCCGTCTACGTCGACGGCGCGAAGTTCGGCGTCGGCGACTTCCACGCCTCACAGGGCGACGGTGAGGTCACTTTCTGTGGCGCCATCGAGATGGCCGCGTACATCGACCTCAAATTCGAGGTCGTCAAAAACGGCATGGAGGATCACGGCGTCACGCACCCCATCTTCGAACCGGGGCACCGCGGCCCCAACTTCGAGGACTACGTCACCTTCTGTGGGTACTCCGTCACCGAGGACGGCGAACAGCATTACATCGACTCCCACACCGCGTACCGTCGGGCGTGCCTCCAGGCCATCGATTACCTCAAGAACTTCGGCTACACCGGCCAACAGGCGCTCCACATCCTGGGGACGGTACCGATCGAGGGCCGCCAGAGCGGCGTCGTCGACGTTCCCAACGCCTGTTCGACGCTCGCCCTTCCGACGGGTGCCTTCGAGTTCGACATCTCACCCGGGAGCCTGGGCGACGCGAAGGACCGCGGTGACCTCGTCGTCACCGACCAACCGCTCGGATAG
- a CDS encoding Sec-independent protein translocase subunit TatA/TatB translates to MYDPIVPLFPGLPGGPELLIVLFVLVLLFGANKIPKLARSTGQAMGEFKRGREEIEEELKEGAEEPASEPSTTETTESSTAETEKTS, encoded by the coding sequence ATGTACGACCCAATCGTTCCACTGTTCCCCGGGTTGCCCGGCGGGCCGGAGTTGCTCATCGTCCTCTTCGTCCTCGTCTTGCTGTTCGGGGCGAACAAAATCCCGAAACTGGCTCGCTCGACCGGGCAGGCCATGGGTGAGTTCAAACGCGGGCGCGAAGAGATCGAGGAGGAGCTGAAAGAGGGTGCCGAGGAACCCGCGTCCGAGCCGTCGACGACGGAGACGACCGAATCTTCCACCGCCGAAACCGAGAAAACCAGCTGA
- a CDS encoding redoxin domain-containing protein, translating into MIDTGDDAPDFTVPLANGDVESFTLSDRLDEAPIVLAFFPAAFTNTCTTEMCTFRDRLASFEDVGGTVYGVSVDLPYTLNEFRERNDLNFGLLSDERRELIEAYGVIDRWEPRDIRVAKRAVFVVDADGRITYAWVGDTPKQEPDYEAVHGAAVDAA; encoded by the coding sequence ATGATCGACACCGGCGACGACGCTCCGGATTTCACCGTGCCGCTCGCGAACGGCGACGTGGAGTCGTTCACGCTCTCGGACCGCCTCGACGAGGCGCCCATCGTGCTCGCCTTCTTTCCGGCGGCGTTCACCAACACCTGTACGACCGAGATGTGTACGTTCCGCGACCGACTGGCGAGCTTCGAGGACGTCGGCGGAACGGTGTACGGCGTCAGCGTCGACCTGCCGTACACGCTCAACGAGTTCCGCGAGCGGAACGACCTGAACTTCGGCCTCCTCAGCGACGAGCGCCGCGAACTGATCGAGGCGTACGGCGTGATCGATCGGTGGGAGCCACGCGATATCCGCGTCGCCAAGCGAGCCGTCTTCGTCGTCGACGCCGACGGCCGGATCACGTACGCGTGGGTCGGCGACACCCCGAAACAGGAACCGGACTACGAGGCGGTCCACGGGGCGGCGGTCGACGCGGCCTGA
- a CDS encoding HD domain-containing protein yields MASDDADGRKYDPDADHSFPDERLNGVLSVLLDDPEVTTYLEAQNVNAVTRKGYNDHGPKHISIVRNRALRLYELLKRAGVPFNGAADQGLDEADEPVIVALAATLHDVGHVVHRDEHAYYSIPLASDILDRLLPQWYDTGDAVRVKAETLHAILCHHTEEDPLTREAGVIRVADALDMERGRSRIPYEKGGRGINTLSSQAIRDVTLEGGDDAPVLVEIEMVNAAGVYQVDNLLKSKLRDSTLEEYVRIVAVNTKQESGLVERIEL; encoded by the coding sequence ATGGCCAGCGACGACGCCGACGGACGCAAGTACGATCCCGACGCCGACCACTCGTTTCCCGACGAGAGGCTGAACGGCGTCCTGTCGGTGCTCCTCGACGACCCCGAAGTGACGACGTATCTGGAGGCCCAGAACGTCAACGCCGTCACGCGGAAAGGCTACAACGACCACGGGCCGAAACACATCAGCATCGTCCGGAACCGGGCGCTCCGCCTGTACGAACTCCTGAAACGCGCCGGCGTGCCGTTCAACGGCGCCGCGGACCAGGGCCTCGACGAGGCCGACGAGCCGGTAATCGTCGCGCTCGCGGCCACCCTCCACGACGTGGGCCACGTCGTCCACCGTGATGAACACGCTTACTACTCCATCCCGCTCGCTTCCGACATCCTCGATCGGCTCCTCCCGCAGTGGTACGATACGGGCGACGCGGTGCGGGTGAAAGCCGAGACGCTCCACGCCATCCTCTGTCACCACACGGAAGAGGACCCGCTGACCCGCGAGGCGGGCGTCATCCGCGTCGCCGACGCCCTCGACATGGAGCGGGGACGCTCGCGCATCCCGTACGAGAAGGGCGGCCGCGGGATCAACACGCTGTCGAGTCAGGCGATTCGGGACGTGACGCTGGAGGGCGGCGACGACGCTCCGGTGCTGGTCGAGATCGAGATGGTGAACGCCGCCGGCGTCTACCAGGTCGACAACCTCCTGAAGTCGAAGCTACGGGACTCGACGCTGGAGGAGTACGTCCGCATCGTCGCCGTCAACACCAAACAGGAGAGCGGGCTGGTCGAACGGATCGAACTTTAG
- a CDS encoding mechanosensitive ion channel family protein has protein sequence MSALPLQAGGSGAIGRFLANNGVPYAAAIGSAIAFVVVLVAVYLAGRAVVLPLVDRVMDSRGLEVHAKRPLRKLTSVVVVFAGIAIAFGFAGYGNFLQSLATVAAAATLAIGFAMQDVLANFVAGVFIFTDKPFKIGDWIEWDGNSGVVEDISFRVTRVRTFDNELLTVPNSQLTDGVIKNPVAKGQLRLQVPFGIGYEDDIERANEIILEEAHAHPDILDDPAPSVRLTDLGDSSVVLKSRIWIDDPSRADFVKTRGQYVTAVKKRFDEEGIDIPYPNRTLEGSLEVSGVTADPVDG, from the coding sequence ATGAGCGCGCTTCCGCTGCAGGCGGGCGGGAGCGGCGCAATCGGACGGTTCCTCGCGAACAACGGCGTGCCGTACGCGGCGGCGATCGGCTCCGCCATCGCCTTCGTCGTCGTCCTCGTCGCCGTCTATCTCGCGGGGCGTGCAGTCGTGCTTCCGCTCGTCGACCGCGTGATGGACTCCCGTGGACTCGAAGTCCACGCCAAGCGACCGCTCCGGAAGCTTACCTCCGTCGTCGTCGTCTTCGCCGGCATCGCCATCGCCTTCGGCTTCGCGGGGTACGGCAACTTCCTCCAGTCGCTGGCGACGGTTGCCGCCGCGGCGACGCTCGCCATCGGCTTCGCCATGCAGGACGTCCTCGCCAACTTCGTCGCCGGCGTCTTCATCTTCACCGACAAGCCGTTCAAGATCGGCGACTGGATCGAGTGGGACGGCAACTCCGGCGTCGTCGAGGACATTAGCTTCCGCGTGACGCGGGTGCGAACCTTCGACAACGAGCTGCTGACCGTACCGAACTCACAGCTCACCGACGGCGTGATCAAAAACCCCGTCGCGAAGGGGCAGCTCCGGCTCCAGGTTCCCTTCGGTATCGGCTACGAGGACGACATCGAGCGGGCAAACGAGATCATCCTGGAGGAAGCACACGCCCACCCGGACATCCTCGACGACCCCGCGCCCTCGGTTCGCCTCACCGACCTCGGCGATTCGTCGGTCGTGCTCAAATCGCGGATCTGGATCGACGATCCGAGCCGCGCCGACTTCGTCAAGACGCGCGGTCAGTACGTCACCGCGGTCAAGAAGCGCTTCGACGAGGAGGGCATCGACATCCCGTACCCGAACCGGACGCTCGAAGGGTCGCTGGAGGTCAGCGGCGTCACGGCCGACCCCGTCGACGGCTAA
- a CDS encoding YhbY family RNA-binding protein, whose protein sequence is MDTQALRKRAHDLDVTVWVGKSGVGAVVDELDDQLGDRELVKVKFLRAARGGTDVETLAADLADRVDAAVVETRGNTAVLYR, encoded by the coding sequence ATGGATACGCAAGCGCTACGTAAGCGGGCCCACGACCTCGACGTGACGGTCTGGGTCGGCAAGAGTGGGGTCGGGGCCGTCGTCGACGAACTCGACGACCAGTTGGGGGACAGAGAGCTGGTGAAAGTGAAGTTCCTGCGGGCGGCCCGCGGAGGAACGGACGTCGAGACGCTTGCGGCCGACCTTGCCGACCGCGTCGACGCCGCCGTCGTCGAGACGCGCGGCAACACCGCAGTGCTGTACCGATGA
- a CDS encoding ribonuclease P protein component 4, giving the protein MGIPAERIDRLETLARDAVRGGDEERAREYVRLARRIAERNRLTLPRSLRRFTCDACDAYLVPGRNARVRLQRGHVVVRCDCGATARYPYD; this is encoded by the coding sequence ATGGGTATCCCTGCGGAGCGCATCGACCGCTTGGAAACCCTCGCCCGCGACGCCGTCAGGGGAGGGGACGAGGAACGCGCCCGGGAGTACGTCCGGCTGGCCCGTCGCATCGCCGAGCGTAACCGCCTCACCCTCCCCCGGTCGCTTCGGCGGTTCACCTGCGACGCCTGCGACGCGTACCTCGTGCCCGGCCGGAACGCCCGTGTCCGCCTCCAGCGCGGGCACGTCGTCGTCCGGTGTGACTGCGGCGCGACGGCGCGGTATCCGTACGACTGA
- a CDS encoding glycosyltransferase family 4 protein, producing the protein MRVLNYLELEGRLERSGIGTAAAQQRAALATTDASVVTSPWTGGSPVGAVASGLRGRDVFRDYDVAHCNVIGPGSVAVARHAKRTGTPLVLHAHVTAEDFAESFRGSTHLAGPLRRYLRWFYSQADLVLCPSAYTKRTLEAYPIDAPIRPITNGVDTDSLAGFADLREEYRERFDLDGLVVFSVGNVFERKGLTTFCRLGQDTDYEFAWFGPYDTGPQASAAVRRWTTNPPTNVTFTGWVDDKRGAFAAGDVYCFPTKAENQGIAVLEAMACGKPVVLRDIPVFEEFYTHGHDCLKCSTHEEFREALDRLAVSPDLRRRLGENARETASEHSLSRVGEKLVDAYGEVTSD; encoded by the coding sequence GTGCGGGTGTTGAACTACCTCGAACTCGAAGGGCGGCTGGAACGGAGCGGCATCGGGACCGCCGCTGCCCAGCAACGCGCCGCGCTGGCGACGACGGACGCGTCCGTCGTCACGTCGCCGTGGACGGGTGGCTCGCCGGTCGGGGCGGTCGCCAGCGGCCTTCGGGGCCGTGACGTCTTCCGGGACTACGACGTTGCCCACTGCAACGTGATCGGTCCAGGGTCGGTCGCCGTCGCCCGCCACGCCAAGCGAACCGGGACACCACTCGTCCTCCACGCCCACGTCACCGCCGAGGACTTCGCCGAGAGCTTCCGCGGCTCAACCCACCTCGCCGGCCCACTCCGCCGGTACCTCCGCTGGTTCTACTCGCAGGCCGACCTCGTCCTCTGTCCGAGCGCGTACACGAAGCGGACGCTCGAAGCCTATCCGATCGACGCGCCGATCCGGCCCATCACCAACGGCGTCGACACCGACTCGCTCGCGGGCTTCGCCGACCTGCGCGAGGAGTACCGCGAGCGCTTCGACCTCGACGGGCTGGTCGTCTTCTCCGTCGGCAACGTCTTCGAGCGCAAGGGTCTGACCACGTTCTGTCGGCTCGGCCAGGACACCGACTACGAGTTCGCGTGGTTCGGCCCCTACGACACCGGGCCGCAGGCCTCCGCGGCGGTTCGCCGGTGGACGACGAACCCACCCACGAACGTCACCTTCACCGGGTGGGTCGACGACAAGCGCGGTGCCTTCGCCGCCGGCGACGTCTACTGTTTCCCCACCAAGGCGGAGAATCAGGGCATCGCGGTGCTAGAGGCGATGGCCTGCGGAAAGCCAGTCGTCCTGCGGGACATCCCCGTCTTCGAGGAGTTCTACACCCACGGCCACGACTGTCTGAAGTGTTCGACCCACGAGGAGTTCCGCGAGGCGCTGGATCGACTGGCAGTCAGCCCCGACCTGCGCCGGCGACTCGGCGAGAACGCGCGGGAGACGGCGAGCGAGCACTCGCTGTCGCGGGTGGGAGAGAAACTGGTCGACGCCTACGGCGAAGTCACAAGCGATTAA
- a CDS encoding glycosyltransferase: MRSVAVFTDTYLPTVNGVTYTVKAWRDCWADRGGRMDVVYPRTDGYAARVGEYPVRSLPFPFYPGFRLGTPWIPRRVRDAEVVHAHTPFAVGLAGLRLARRTDRPFVASYHTPTAEYADYVAPSDRIEALVERVSERYERWFLDHADAVLAPSEATAERLDDVGVEAPVTVIPNGIDTDRFRPVDATSFRSRHGLGDAGTLIGYTGRHGYEKRLADVVDAAAALDATVVFGGDGPAREDLEARAADCDVDARFLGFLDREELPAFYSALDAFVFPSPVETQGLVALEANACGTPVVGANDGALADTVEDGITGYHFETGDVDSLRASIRRTLDERDALGETCLGVRERHGVGHAVDRLADVYERVV, encoded by the coding sequence ATGCGTTCGGTCGCCGTCTTCACCGACACCTATCTCCCCACCGTCAACGGCGTCACCTACACGGTCAAAGCCTGGCGCGACTGTTGGGCCGACCGCGGCGGCCGGATGGACGTCGTCTACCCCCGTACCGACGGCTACGCCGCACGCGTCGGCGAGTATCCCGTCCGAAGCCTCCCCTTTCCCTTCTACCCGGGCTTCCGACTCGGCACCCCGTGGATTCCGCGGCGCGTGCGGGACGCCGAGGTGGTCCACGCCCACACGCCCTTCGCCGTCGGCCTCGCGGGGCTCCGACTGGCGCGGCGGACCGACCGCCCCTTCGTCGCCTCGTATCACACGCCCACGGCGGAGTACGCCGACTACGTGGCGCCGAGCGACCGGATCGAAGCGCTCGTCGAGCGCGTGAGCGAGCGCTACGAGCGGTGGTTTCTCGACCACGCCGACGCGGTGCTCGCGCCGAGCGAGGCGACGGCCGAGCGTCTCGACGACGTGGGCGTCGAGGCGCCCGTGACCGTCATCCCGAACGGCATCGACACCGACCGGTTTCGGCCCGTCGACGCCACGTCGTTCCGGTCGCGCCACGGCCTCGGCGACGCCGGGACGCTGATCGGCTACACCGGCCGTCACGGCTACGAGAAACGCCTCGCAGACGTCGTCGACGCCGCGGCGGCGCTCGACGCGACGGTCGTCTTCGGCGGCGACGGCCCCGCGCGTGAGGACCTCGAAGCACGCGCGGCCGACTGCGACGTCGACGCTCGGTTTCTCGGCTTCCTCGACCGGGAGGAACTGCCCGCGTTCTACAGCGCACTCGACGCCTTCGTCTTCCCCAGCCCCGTCGAGACGCAAGGGTTGGTCGCGCTGGAGGCCAACGCCTGCGGGACGCCGGTTGTCGGTGCGAACGACGGCGCCCTCGCCGACACCGTCGAGGACGGCATCACCGGCTATCACTTCGAGACGGGCGACGTCGACTCCCTTCGGGCGTCGATCCGACGGACGCTCGACGAACGCGACGCGCTCGGAGAGACGTGTCTCGGGGTACGGGAGCGACACGGGGTCGGCCACGCGGTCGACCGTCTCGCGGACGTGTACGAACGGGTGGTCTGA
- a CDS encoding DUF2797 domain-containing protein gives MQIVGYDAGDGGLLVSDGDADAADPRRPTAAVEYVPLDPGTELSYRLEDRHCAGALTDDGHRPCGADGTPHCPEHTSTWVCARCTGICLKDEMDCFDDHAIYLAAFAPNTFKVGVTKAYRLEARFREQGADRGAHVRTVENGRIAREIEAELATEITDRVRVATKRTGLGRAVDDAAWRALLDDFDPVETFDLDYGLDLSERPVAETLATGRVRGTKGRLLVLDQGGSTYAVDLRDLVGYEVEEGGTDRRLQSSLGAFG, from the coding sequence GTGCAGATCGTCGGTTACGACGCTGGCGACGGCGGCCTCCTCGTGAGCGACGGGGACGCCGACGCCGCCGACCCCCGACGCCCGACCGCCGCCGTCGAGTACGTCCCCCTCGATCCGGGGACGGAGCTCTCCTATCGCCTCGAGGATCGCCACTGCGCCGGCGCCCTCACCGACGACGGCCACCGTCCCTGCGGCGCCGACGGGACCCCCCACTGTCCGGAACACACCTCGACGTGGGTCTGTGCCCGGTGTACGGGCATCTGCCTCAAAGACGAGATGGACTGTTTCGACGACCACGCCATCTACCTCGCCGCCTTCGCGCCGAACACGTTCAAGGTGGGCGTCACGAAGGCCTACCGGCTGGAGGCCCGCTTCCGCGAGCAGGGGGCGGACCGCGGCGCGCACGTCCGCACCGTCGAGAACGGGCGGATCGCCCGCGAAATCGAGGCCGAACTGGCGACGGAGATCACCGACCGCGTCCGGGTGGCGACGAAGCGCACGGGGCTCGGCCGCGCCGTCGACGACGCCGCGTGGCGGGCGCTTCTCGACGACTTCGACCCCGTCGAGACGTTCGACCTCGACTACGGACTCGATCTCTCCGAGCGCCCGGTCGCCGAGACGCTGGCGACGGGGCGGGTCCGGGGGACGAAGGGCCGGCTACTCGTGCTCGATCAGGGGGGCAGCACCTACGCGGTCGATCTGCGCGACCTGGTGGGCTACGAGGTCGAGGAGGGTGGCACCGACCGACGGCTGCAGTCGAGCCTCGGCGCGTTCGGCTGA
- a CDS encoding NAD-dependent epimerase/dehydratase family protein produces MQLTDRRVVITGGAGLIGSHLATRLAPDNEVIVADDLSKGRADRVPDGAELVVADATDPDDVADAVTDDTDLVFHLAAYTDTNHAEPRRMFEENTAMTYTVLQRADEVGVDGVAFTSSSTVYGEAPRPTPEDYAPLEPISEYGASKLADEGLVSTYAHAHGLQAWTFRFANIVGPGQRGNVIPDFVEKLRDDPEQLTILGDGRQEKSYLHVEDCVDAICHVVEHADAPLNTYNLGSRTTTSVTRIADIVSEEMGLDPAYAYTGGDRGWTGDVPKMRLSVEKLSALGWEPPESSDDAVRRAARQLIDEIG; encoded by the coding sequence ATGCAACTCACCGACCGGCGGGTGGTGATCACCGGCGGTGCTGGCCTCATCGGGTCGCACCTCGCGACACGGCTCGCTCCCGATAACGAGGTGATCGTCGCCGACGACCTGTCCAAAGGGCGCGCGGATCGCGTCCCCGACGGCGCGGAACTCGTGGTCGCGGACGCGACGGACCCCGACGACGTGGCCGACGCCGTCACGGACGACACCGACCTCGTCTTTCACCTTGCCGCCTACACCGACACGAACCACGCCGAACCCCGGCGGATGTTCGAGGAGAACACCGCGATGACCTACACGGTCCTCCAGCGGGCCGACGAGGTGGGCGTCGACGGCGTCGCGTTCACCTCCTCCTCGACCGTCTACGGCGAGGCGCCGCGCCCGACGCCCGAGGACTACGCCCCCCTCGAACCCATCAGCGAGTACGGCGCGAGCAAACTCGCCGACGAGGGACTCGTCTCGACGTACGCCCACGCCCACGGCCTGCAGGCGTGGACGTTCCGCTTCGCCAACATCGTCGGGCCGGGGCAGCGCGGCAACGTGATTCCGGACTTCGTCGAGAAACTCCGCGACGACCCCGAGCAACTGACGATCCTCGGCGACGGCCGGCAGGAGAAGTCGTATCTCCACGTCGAGGACTGCGTCGACGCCATCTGCCACGTCGTCGAACACGCGGACGCGCCGCTCAACACCTACAACCTGGGTTCGCGGACGACCACTTCCGTCACCCGCATCGCCGACATCGTGAGCGAGGAGATGGGGCTCGACCCGGCGTATGCGTACACGGGCGGGGACCGCGGGTGGACGGGTGACGTGCCGAAGATGCGCCTCTCCGTCGAGAAACTCTCCGCGCTGGGCTGGGAGCCGCCGGAGTCGAGCGACGACGCCGTCCGCCGCGCCGCGCGGCAGTTGATCGACGAAATCGGGTAG
- a CDS encoding tRNA (cytidine(56)-2'-O)-methyltransferase yields the protein MQDSPAVVVLRLGHRPGRDDRMTTHVALTARALGADRAVLVGDASQAGATVTDITDRFGGPFDVTVTDAYRPLLRDWEGTVVHLTMYGEPVESVTPAIRERHRTEPLLLIVGAGKVDFEVYDRADWNVGVTNQPHSEVAALAVFLDRLFEGRELDREWADADRRVIPQETGKRVEELDE from the coding sequence ATGCAAGACAGTCCGGCGGTCGTCGTGTTGCGTCTGGGTCATCGCCCCGGTCGCGACGACCGGATGACGACACACGTCGCCCTGACGGCGCGGGCGCTCGGCGCCGACCGGGCGGTCCTCGTCGGCGACGCCTCACAGGCGGGCGCGACGGTGACCGACATCACCGACCGCTTCGGCGGTCCGTTCGACGTGACGGTGACCGACGCCTACCGCCCGCTCCTCCGGGACTGGGAAGGGACCGTCGTCCACCTCACGATGTACGGCGAGCCAGTCGAGAGCGTGACGCCGGCGATCCGGGAACGCCACCGGACGGAGCCGCTCCTCCTGATCGTCGGCGCCGGGAAGGTCGACTTCGAGGTGTACGACCGCGCCGACTGGAACGTCGGCGTGACGAACCAACCCCACTCCGAGGTGGCGGCGCTCGCCGTCTTTCTGGACCGACTGTTCGAGGGGCGGGAGCTGGACCGGGAGTGGGCGGACGCGGACCGGCGGGTGATCCCACAGGAGACGGGCAAACGCGTCGAAGAACTCGACGAGTGA
- a CDS encoding pyridoxal-phosphate dependent enzyme: MTDATLVCASCGRTYADRWRCECGGPLDFADRPLPQRERPDPGGFDTRDGLWSFAPFLPVERGPSLGEGMTPLVPAPTWDAGFKLEYVSPTGSFKDRGATTTLGRAIACGADRVVEDSSGNAGAAIATYAARAGLDADIYVPASVKAAKLRAIERAGATPVRIEGDRAAVTEACLDAVEAGAGWYASHSWNPAFFEGTATFAYELALQRDWNPPDAVVMPLGHGTLFLGTYRGFRSLVDAGWIDSMPRLLGAQAAGYAPIASELHPAADGENTVADGIQIRAPTRKRQLLDAIAETNGDAIAVGEDAVRTELDRLHANGFYVEPTCAIAPAALAAYRERGTLGPDADVVVPLTGHGLKG, from the coding sequence ATGACCGACGCGACGCTCGTCTGTGCCTCGTGTGGGCGGACGTACGCCGATCGGTGGCGGTGTGAGTGCGGCGGCCCCCTCGATTTCGCCGACCGACCGCTCCCGCAGCGCGAGCGACCGGACCCGGGGGGGTTCGACACGCGGGACGGCCTCTGGTCGTTCGCCCCGTTCCTGCCCGTCGAACGGGGGCCCTCCCTCGGCGAGGGAATGACGCCGCTCGTCCCGGCGCCGACGTGGGACGCCGGGTTCAAACTGGAGTACGTCTCGCCGACGGGGAGCTTCAAGGATCGGGGCGCGACCACCACCCTCGGCCGCGCCATCGCGTGTGGCGCGGATCGGGTCGTCGAGGACTCGTCGGGGAACGCGGGGGCCGCCATCGCCACCTACGCCGCCCGGGCTGGACTCGACGCCGACATCTACGTGCCGGCGTCGGTGAAGGCAGCCAAACTCCGGGCTATCGAGCGCGCCGGCGCGACGCCGGTGCGGATCGAGGGGGATCGGGCGGCCGTGACCGAGGCGTGTCTCGATGCCGTCGAGGCCGGCGCGGGCTGGTACGCGAGCCATTCGTGGAATCCGGCCTTCTTCGAGGGGACGGCGACGTTCGCCTACGAACTCGCGCTCCAGCGCGACTGGAACCCCCCCGACGCCGTCGTGATGCCGCTCGGACACGGCACCCTGTTTCTCGGGACGTACCGCGGCTTCCGATCGCTGGTCGACGCCGGGTGGATCGACTCGATGCCGCGCCTGCTCGGTGCTCAGGCCGCGGGCTACGCACCGATTGCGTCCGAACTCCACCCCGCCGCCGACGGCGAGAACACCGTCGCCGACGGGATTCAGATACGGGCGCCGACGCGGAAGCGACAGCTACTCGACGCCATCGCCGAGACCAACGGGGACGCCATCGCCGTCGGCGAGGACGCGGTTCGGACCGAGTTGGACCGCCTGCACGCGAACGGCTTCTACGTGGAGCCGACGTGTGCCATCGCGCCCGCGGCGCTCGCGGCGTATCGGGAGCGGGGCACGCTCGGACCAGACGCGGACGTCGTCGTCCCGCTCACGGGACACGGGCTGAAGGGCTGA